Genomic segment of Coturnix japonica isolate 7356 chromosome 24, Coturnix japonica 2.1, whole genome shotgun sequence:
CACCTTCTGCTTGGTCAGATCCTTCAGCTCCTGAGCCACGGGCGCCAGGCGCTGGCGGTACTGCTCCACCTCCTCGGTCCACTTGGCAGAGAACTGGTCCAGGAAGGGTCGGatcttctccttcacctcttCCAGGTCCTTGGTCAGCTCAGCACGAAGAGCTTCAGTGTCCTTCAGCCACATCTCGCGCACCTCCCTGTAGTAGGGAGTCATGTCCTCACGCAGtttggcagctgcagcactcagcGTGTCCAGGTTGTCAGCCAGCTTCAGGCTGGGGAGAGCAGTACGGGGTCAGATGTGGGGTGGGGACGTGGGGATGTGGGAACATAGAGCCACAGGATGTGGAAACATGGAGAGATGGGGAcgtggggacattgggacatGGGAACACAGCACATAGGGACATGGGGATAGTGggatagggggatatggggatatggagatatggggacatggggacatggagaCAGGGACAGCACCACGCATCTCCCCACTTACTCAAGCTGtttgcccacagcagaggaCTCGAACTGGGAGATGGCATCCTTGCCACTGGCCTTCACCGTCTCCAGGTAGACGTCCAACATATCCCGAATGCGGTCCAGGGGTGTCTGGGGGTCATCGTGCTGCCAGAAGGAGCGGGCCTGGGTGCCTGCAGGGACAGACAGAGCGTTGGGGACGGGCAGATGGGGGGGATCCCACTGCACTGCCGTGCCCGGGAGCTGTGGGTCGGAGCCCCACCGATGGGGCGCTGCAGGCTCCGGGGAGCGCTTGGCTGCGGTTTAATTGCACGGAGCGCTTCGGGATCGCGCTCTGCATCGCCCACAAGGGGCTCAGCCCTGTTGGGACGTACCCGTCAAGAAGAGCACAGCGAGGGTCACCAGCACGCCTCTCATCTTCGGGCTGAACCTGAGGGCAGAGCGAGAAGTTGGGCTCAAGGAAGCCCTGAGCAGGACCGGCTCCGAGCCCGGTGCTGCGGGGTGGGAAGGGGGGTCCCGGCTCACAGCTCGGGCTCTTACCGGCTCTGTCCTGACGCTGCTCCGCTCTGCTCGTCCCGTGTGAGCCCGCAGCTTCCCCACCGCCGCTATTTATGCAGGAGGGGCAGTTCCCGCAGGAGATAAGGCAGCGCTGCAGCCCAAGAAATCACTCCCCGACGCGGCCGATGTGGCGCGTAGAGTTCAAGGATCGTGTGCACGGCCCGGGACAGAGAGCCAAGGAGCGCCGGTCTGGCAGAGCCTCGAGCAAACAGGAGCTCCCTGGGGATGCGGAGTTGGCCAAGGAGATGTTTACGCTGCGGGTGACCCAGATTCCAGGCAGCCCCCGGGGATTGGCCAAGAGCCCGGGCACCGGGTTTATACCCGCAGGGATTTGGCCGCCCGGACCCCAACCCTTCGTTCTCCTCCCGTCACCCCCGTGAGTCCCCCCCGCATCCTTCCCATAgatggagacccccccccacaacACCCTGCCCGCGTCCCGCCGTGCCCCCAAAGCGGAGGGACCGAGCGGTGCCctgaggctgctgtgtgcccGCTGCTGTCAACACGGAGCCGGGCGGTGGGGCAcaggctcagcacagagcaaacagcatctgcagcacGGCCACCCCACATCACATGAACATTGTCCCACCAGCACCAGGGCTGAGCCCGAAGGAGGCTGAGTTGGGGACACAGACATGGGCATGGCCCCCAGGTCCCACGGGCACAAACAGATGGGCTGGTTAGTGGGTGGGTTGGTTAGTGGATACACCGGTTAGTGGATGGGGTGGTTAATGGCTTGGCTGGTTAGTGGATGGGTGGATTAGTGGATAGGTTGGTTAACAGATGCATTGGGTAGTGGACAGGTTGGGTAGTGGGTAGGCTGGTTAATGGCTGGGCTGGTTAGTGTTGGGCTGGTTAATGGCTTGGTTGGTTAGTGTTGGGCTGGTTAATGGCTTGGTTGGTTAGGGTTGGGTTCGTTAGTGTTGGGCTGGTTAGTATTGAGTTAGTTAGTGCTGGGTTGGCTAGTGTTGGCCTAGTTAATGTCTTGGTTAGTTAGGGTTGGGTTCGTTAGTGTTGGGctggttggggttgggttggttgggttggttAATGCCACGGGGCAGCTGCTCATTGAGCAGTGACACTCTCAGCTCTGGTGCAGCCCCGCACACACTTGCTGTGCCCACATccacacccccagcccctcagcccACCACCAGGAGCAGCTCCTCTCTCCCAGCCCTCCTCCCCCGGCTGCAGCTCAAGGTCTTTCCCATCAGGGCTCAGAGGGAAGCCGGGCTTTGGCAGGGTGCACCCGATGGGGTGGTTTGGTGACCTATGGGGTCAGCACAGcacatgctgctctgctgggcagccCTGTGGCCCCCATCCACCCCCGGCATTGAGCAACAAGGCAAACAGAGAAGCCAGGGAAGATCACCAGCATGGTTTTATTTGCCATGATCCCACCGTCCGACCAATCGACGCGTTGCAAGTGACCCGCCAAAAGAAAtcaacccccacccccccaaaaaaaataacacccaACCAAAAAAATGGACTGAAGATTTACCAAAACTTCgggtttttcctcttttttttttttttatatatcttAATTTTTAGTCTGACAtaaatgaagggggaaaaataataacttcTGACATTTCCAAAAACCCAGAAAGAATAGCAAAGTATTTTCATCTACATTCAACATACACTGCGCGTATCGATTACTGCAATACAAAGCCATgatgaaaagaaaccaaacccaaaaccCAAAGGTGATACGTCGAAATGGCACGGTTAGAAGCGAAGTCCCCCCGCTGGGTGCTGACTGTAGGGCGGCCACCTCTCCCAGGAATAAACAGtgtaaatgaaaggaaaacaaaccaaaggtACAGAGCAAAAAGGTTTTTGGTGCCTCCTGGTGCCTCCCAGCCCCTTCCCTCCCATATCACCAGCTTCAGCTCGGTGCTGTgggcttttcctcctctccagcTCTCCAGACTGCATTGAGCATCACTTTCCTGGGGACCaagggatggggatatggggggaggCATTGGTAGCCCATAGCGAATGTAGCTCTGCCATGCTGGTTTCACACTTCCTTCTGTGCAAAATTCAGGAGGTCTGGGTCaatccttttattattattagataTCTATGTCTTAAATATTCCAAAAGTGTCATTAAGAAGAATTTCCAGGTGGAGCTTCAAAAGTCCCAAAGGGTGACGGTGACGCCAAGCTCTCCCCATAGCCTGGATgatggagggggagggaaaggggaggctttgctttctctcagccaaggaaagagcaaaaagaagaacagagaagagaTCTCTGCGTATCTGAACCGCGTAGAGGAGGACACCAATTTGCCACGGgcacaagagaagaaaaaccaagTCACAATTACAACggcatgaaaagaaagcaaacactcGGAACAAAAGTGCAAGTCACAATGGGTGTAAGAACAGAATCCAGGTAAAAAGGTCTCTCAAACAGAAAttccttttgccttttattaataacaataataataaaacaacatttcccaaaataaaaaggattcCTTGATGATCGGGAGGAAAAGCTCcgaaaagaaagggggaaaatcTGTCTTCCCTACATTAAGccaaggaggaaaagaagaaaatcacgTGGGGGgttagaaatgaaaaacatccaaaaaaagggggttttggttttggggaAGGGATAGAAGTGATCCTGTTTAGCACAGTGCCAAAGTGAGGAACGAAAGCAGACAGAGATGAGACATATTGCACCAGGGCAGGCGCTCTGCAGGCAGGCGGGAGGTGAGCGCTGCGGGGAGGGGGGTGGGCACTGCGCCCTGCTCAGGAGCCAGCAGAGGGGGGCAGGGATGCGCTGCAGGTTCCTGCCTGCCTTGCAGGCTCCGTGGGCTCTGCTCTGAGTGCCAGCCCCCTACCCTGGATGCTCGCAGCCCTCCAGACCAGGCTCAGTGCTCGGGGCTCCGCTGACGTGTAGGATTTGGGGTTCTCCGGTTCTTTCGGTGATAGCTGGGAGTTACAGGCAAATAcggcaaaaaatatatatatatatataaaaattaaaggaaCCAAAGGAACAACACACTGGATGAAGTGATTATGAGGAAAGGGGCCATGGTATTCCAGTTAGTCAGAAATACTACGGCAATTTGGCGCAATGCTGCTAGATACTGTTGGTTTAAAATGgacctttttcatttcaaagctgtACATAAAACCTgaaacagagagaagcagagatgtgTTAGGAGATACCAGAGAACAGCAATCCTGCTCCCACAGCCCATTCCCAGCCCAAACCCGCAGGGcagagcccagagcagagcCCACACCAACAAAACATGGCTCTGGAAGGACAGCAAAGGCACAAAAGAGGGCCCTGAGCACACAGAAGGGACATCCAACAGaaggagctcagagctgagggTCTCTCCTCCAGCCCTGAACCAATGCTAGAGCAAAAGGGTGGGGAAGGAGATGGACAAAGTCAGGCAGCTTCAGAGCTGCCATCCAGGAGAGCCCAGATGTGCagctgaagagaaaaggaggacACCGATACTCACTCCCTCCTGGTTACACCCCTGCCTGCTCCATCCCAAAGGGCACCTCCGGGTGCTTGTAGCTCAGTAGGACATCTGTGATACATGTCGATGGGTAACAAGAGGTGTTTAGATGCTGGTTGCCATCACCTAGGTTGGGATGCTCTTGACCTTCCAAACTTTCTCCGCATTCTGTAACATCAAAGAACATCAGGGTTTGCATTAGGAgcactgaggagctgcagcttctgcaggtgGCTCAGGCCAGCAGGAAGCCCAGTTCACTGCTGTCACAAGCTCAGCAGCACCCAAGCACAGAGCTCTACAGACTGTCACAGGTTTGTACCCAAAACATGTTAGAGCTGGAGATGGCTGCGGCACCCAAGCCTCAAGTGCAGTGAGAAATCCAAGAGACTCTCTTTAATTCAGTTCATGCAAACAGCATTGAGGAGGCTTTGATCCCACAGGTGACAGCTAACCCTtccatccctgcagagctcactgGCAGCCGAGGTGGCTTTGCAATGCAGGCTGTCAGAACAATGCAGGTCCTTACAGCTCCTTACCCCCATGCAGTGCCCACGCCATGTCTGCAGCTGGCCAGGTCCTTACCCTCACTCTCCCTGTCACGCAGCTGTTGGCTGGCCATGAGCGACGACTGGCTGAGGACGGCATCAGACATCCGAGCAGAGCTGAGTGCTTTTCCAGCCATTAAGCTCATCCCAGGCAGGTTATCTAACTGCACCTGAGGAGACACAAATCAAAGTGGGACCAGAGCCAGGCACCTGCAAGCAGCTTCCCTGGCTATCTCtgacagctgcacagggagttTCTGCCAGCCTTCAGCAAAGGCTTCAGAGTACAAGAGTACACATCAGGGACAGTGTAGGTACAGCCAATGTCACCTCAATATGGAACGAATGGACAACTCAACCCCCTTATAGACTTATATTATACTATCAATAGTTAGGGAAAAGCTCTGCTCTACAGCAGTAGGAAGCTGTAGCAAGAAACATGCCACAATCTGGGTCTGATTGTTCTGAGAGGtccaaaatgcagaaagcagagcagctgctctttgCTCTTGGCGTGGCCCAGGTCACTGagcacactgcagagctgaaagctgGGCTCTGTGCATCTGTAAAACTACTGCAGCCAGAGCCAAGCCTGGGGCAGTGCAAATAGTTTCATCAGAAACACCCTGGGGACAAAAGGAATaacacagccagcactgggaCAAATCAGGCAACACATGAGCAGAGGAGAAATTCCACATTGGTCTCTGCTAAAATGCTTTCAGGATTAAGCAAAATGGGGGTGCTGACTGCTGAGTCCCAACAGCAATTCATCCCtagcagccctgcagagcagggtgctgcctttcttttgtGGTACCTCTTCCATAACCCAAAGCTGCTGGGCACAGGACTCTTCCCACTTACGTAGGCATCATCACTGTTCTGGATGGTGTGATGTCTCTGCAGGGTGCGGGGCCGCGGGTGCTCGCTGGATGCTGGCCGTGCTGGGTAGCCCAGCCCGTTGTGGTCAGGCACCTGCATGGCTTGGCCCGGGGAGCTCCTGTCCATACAGTTCCCTACGACGGACTCTTGAAAtcagatgaaacagaaaagcatcacATTAGCACAAGGAACCAGTTGCTCTTGGCAACACATGGCACCGCAGCACAAGCCAGTGTCACTTGCAGCTTGCTGGCTGCTCTGGCTCAAAcgctgcagcactggggctctCTGCATGGCCCACAGgcctccctgctcctgcagcagcctccatctgcctcccctccagccctgcaccctCCTCCATGCATTGCTCACATTACacaagagaaggagaagggtCCCCCCCACCTCCGACACAGGATGTTCTTAGCAGGGCCCCTTGGTAATTGTATGCAACAGATCTGGCTGGAAAAGCTGCTAGGATAGTAGTTGTTATCAGATGActtctccctgccctcctccaATCTGGCCGTAGGAGTACAAGAGCATTCTGCCTGGCAAAGTCCATCTGCACCGCAAGCTCTTATGACCGAGGGTAAAGGCTACATTCCTATCCAGCAGAACCTATCGTCATTAAGTACACGATGTTTTGAATAAAGTCCTGAGCTATGGAGAAGCCTattgcaggctgtgctgcacgTAAACAATTCCCTCTTGGTGAGCAGTCCCAAAGAGCACAAACATATGGATGAGGCCACAGGCCCTTGGGAGCTGCCCTGATGTGACACGGCCTCAGGTGGATCCCAACAGCAGATATCAGGTTTGCATGGAATGGTCAGCAGGAAGCAACCCCTGGTTGTGCCAGCAGTGAGACACTACTGGCTGGGACTGTCATACCCTGAGCACCCCACGCTGCTCCCCAGCATGGAGACAGCACTGCTAGAGCATCCTTCCCAGCAGCCAGGCATTGAGCTCCCAGCCCCCAAAGCCCAGCCAGCAGCCGGAACGCAGCCagcctccttcctcctgcacatCTGTGGGGTTAAACTCAGTTAATGGTCAGCATTCCCggaaagcaagaaggaaaacatgaggtaaggcagtgctggcagtgcagggCCGCCCACGCAGCGCTCGGGGCCCTTCCAACTGTGGGAATGGTCGGGGCAGGCATTGCCAGAAGCAGGGAGCAGTGAGGAGCCCTGAGCACAGGCTGCTTCCCTTGCCCCTGCCCCACTCTGGACCCTTTCAT
This window contains:
- the APOA1 gene encoding apolipoprotein A-I, with product MRGVLVTLAVLFLTGTQARSFWQHDDPQTPLDRIRDMLDVYLETVKASGKDAISQFESSAVGKQLDLKLADNLDTLSAAAAKLREDMTPYYREVREMWLKDTEALRAELTKDLEEVKEKIRPFLDQFSAKWTEEVEQYRQRLAPVAQELKDLTKQKVELMQAKLTPVAEEVRDRLREQVEELRKNLAPYSSELRQKLSQKLEEIRERGIPQASEYQAKVVEQLSNLREKMTPLVQEFKERLTPYAENLKNRLIDLLDEVQKTMA